A single region of the Gracilibacillus caseinilyticus genome encodes:
- a CDS encoding GntR family transcriptional regulator, with protein MEAKYKKIKQSIKSKILEGLIIPHEKISSETVLMEKFKVSRHTVRLALGELVNEGWLYREQGAGTFCADRSSIQKRSTYELPAKNIAIITTYISEYIFPSIIRGAESFLSEKGYHVSIFNTNNKHDEEQRVLEKIINGNYDGVILEPTNSASANPNLRYYLMMEKEQIPYVMINADYDELEPVSFMLDDVRGGYLQTKHLLELGHSDIACMYKTDDAQGRKRLKGYIRAHRELQAVINPKNIISYHTENMGSKPFDALKKLMDAKNNAPTAIVCYNDQLVLRLMDMLREENISIPEHMSFVGYDDSMLAEISEVKLTSIVHPKSQMGIDAAKAMINMIEKKNQYHNQDLSILYEPALKVRQSTVSVKKGADIS; from the coding sequence ATGGAAGCGAAATATAAAAAAATCAAACAATCGATTAAATCTAAAATTCTCGAGGGCTTGATTATACCACATGAAAAAATCAGTTCTGAAACAGTATTGATGGAAAAGTTTAAGGTTAGTCGCCATACTGTACGTCTTGCATTAGGTGAGTTAGTGAATGAAGGCTGGCTTTACCGGGAGCAGGGAGCGGGGACTTTCTGTGCCGATCGATCATCGATACAGAAAAGGTCTACATACGAACTGCCAGCGAAAAACATTGCTATTATAACAACGTATATATCAGAGTATATTTTTCCCTCGATTATCCGTGGAGCGGAGTCATTTTTGAGTGAAAAGGGTTATCATGTAAGTATATTTAATACTAACAATAAGCATGACGAAGAACAAAGAGTATTGGAGAAAATAATAAATGGTAATTATGACGGGGTAATCCTTGAACCAACCAACAGCGCATCAGCCAATCCAAATCTCCGTTACTATTTAATGATGGAGAAAGAGCAAATACCATATGTAATGATTAATGCGGATTACGATGAATTGGAGCCTGTTTCCTTTATGCTTGACGATGTCAGGGGAGGCTATTTGCAAACGAAACATCTATTAGAACTTGGACATTCCGATATTGCATGTATGTATAAAACGGATGATGCACAAGGTCGCAAACGATTGAAAGGGTATATTCGAGCTCATCGGGAATTGCAGGCAGTGATCAATCCGAAGAACATTATTTCCTATCATACTGAAAATATGGGGAGTAAACCATTTGATGCCTTGAAGAAGCTGATGGATGCAAAAAATAATGCACCAACGGCTATTGTATGCTATAATGACCAGCTCGTTTTGCGGTTAATGGATATGTTGAGAGAAGAAAATATTTCTATTCCTGAACATATGTCATTTGTCGGGTATGATGACTCCATGCTGGCTGAGATTTCTGAAGTAAAACTGACTTCCATTGTTCATCCGAAAAGTCAAATGGGAATAGACGCGGCAAAAGCGATGATAAATATGATTGAGAAAAAGAATCAATATCATAACCAAGATTTATCGATTTTATATGAACCAGCATTAAAAGTACGGCAATCTACTGTATCTGTAAAAAAAGGAGCAGATATATCCTGA
- the arfA gene encoding arabinosylfuranosidase ArfA: MANETVKAKMVVDKEFQIAEIDPRVYGSFIEHLGRAVYGGIYEPEHPTADEHGFRQDVLELVKELQVPIVRYPGGNMVSAYNWEDGVGPKGDRPSRLELAWRVTETNQVGTNEFVDWAKAANTDVMMAVNLGTRGIDAARNLLEYCNHPGGTYWSDLRKSHGYENPHNIKTWCLGNEMDGPWQVGQKTAQEYGRLAYETAKAMRLVDPEIELVSCGSSNSNMPTFPSWEAETLEHTYEVADFISLHQYYGNRSGDTANFLAKSMDMENFIQTVIATCDYIKAKKRSKKKMYLSFDEWNVWFHSNEQDKEIEPWTVAPPQLEDVYTFEDALLVGSMLNTMLRHSDRVKIACMAQLVNVIAPIMTENGGAAWKQTIFYPYYYTSVYGRGVALNPVVSSPKYDSKDFTDVPYLDPSVVYNEEKEELVIFATNRHLEKTLEVDIDVRAFEGYEVVEHVVLENEDAKAVNLAGQENVKPHSNGESYLDSGKLTGIFPKFSWNMVRLQKKHS, from the coding sequence ATGGCAAACGAAACAGTAAAAGCAAAAATGGTTGTAGACAAAGAATTTCAAATAGCTGAAATTGATCCACGGGTTTATGGTTCTTTTATAGAACATTTAGGTCGAGCTGTTTATGGTGGTATCTATGAGCCAGAACATCCCACTGCTGATGAGCACGGTTTCCGGCAAGATGTCCTGGAACTTGTTAAAGAGTTACAAGTTCCAATCGTTAGATACCCTGGTGGTAATATGGTATCCGCGTATAATTGGGAGGATGGAGTTGGTCCAAAAGGTGACCGTCCCAGCCGTTTGGAATTAGCATGGCGAGTAACAGAAACAAATCAGGTAGGTACCAATGAGTTCGTTGATTGGGCGAAAGCAGCGAATACAGATGTAATGATGGCTGTTAACCTTGGAACTAGAGGGATCGACGCTGCCAGAAATTTGCTTGAATATTGTAATCACCCTGGTGGTACGTATTGGAGTGACCTTCGTAAGTCGCATGGTTATGAAAACCCTCACAATATTAAAACATGGTGTCTAGGAAATGAAATGGATGGTCCATGGCAAGTAGGTCAAAAGACGGCTCAGGAATATGGTCGTTTAGCATATGAAACAGCGAAAGCAATGCGACTTGTAGATCCGGAAATCGAACTGGTAAGCTGTGGAAGCTCTAATTCAAACATGCCAACTTTTCCTAGCTGGGAAGCAGAGACGCTTGAACATACGTATGAAGTAGCGGATTTCATTTCACTTCACCAATATTATGGAAATCGTAGTGGAGATACTGCCAACTTCCTTGCAAAATCAATGGATATGGAAAATTTCATTCAAACAGTGATCGCAACTTGTGATTATATCAAGGCTAAGAAACGAAGCAAGAAGAAAATGTACTTAAGTTTTGACGAATGGAATGTATGGTTCCACTCTAATGAACAAGATAAAGAAATCGAGCCTTGGACTGTAGCACCACCACAATTAGAAGATGTTTATACATTCGAAGATGCATTGCTTGTAGGTAGTATGTTAAACACGATGCTTCGTCATTCAGATCGTGTGAAGATTGCTTGTATGGCTCAGCTTGTCAATGTTATCGCACCGATTATGACAGAAAATGGTGGAGCAGCTTGGAAACAAACGATCTTCTATCCATATTATTATACTTCAGTTTATGGACGTGGTGTGGCGCTTAATCCAGTAGTTAGTTCACCGAAATATGACAGTAAGGACTTTACAGATGTTCCTTATCTAGATCCTTCTGTTGTATATAATGAAGAAAAAGAGGAATTAGTCATTTTCGCAACAAACCGTCACTTAGAAAAAACATTAGAAGTCGACATCGATGTTCGTGCGTTTGAAGGGTATGAAGTTGTTGAACATGTCGTGTTAGAAAATGAAGATGCAAAAGCAGTGAATTTAGCAGGTCAAGAGAATGTTAAACCACATAGTAATGGTGAATCGTATCTTGATAGTGGAAAACTTACAGGTATTTTCCCTAAGTTTTCTTGGAACATGGTTCGTCTGCAAAAGAAGCATTCATAA
- a CDS encoding glycoside hydrolase family 27 protein — translation MKHHQYALTPPMGWNSWDCYGATVREEEVKGNADYMAKHLKGYGWEYIVVDIQWAESGAVSSAYRPFIPLEMDEYSRLIPATNRFPSAENNQGFKPLAEYVHQLGLKFGIHIMRGIPRQAVHQNTKILDTDVRARDIAKPNSICPWNTDMYGIDHNKTGAQEYYDSLFQLYAEWGIDFIKVDDIADSKLYGTHAEEIEMIRKAIDNCGRPMVLSLSPGPAPLDRASLLEENANMWRMTDDFWDIWELLYDMFERCYKWSKNIGPGFWPDADMLPLGHIGIRSVDGGASDRYTRFTKDEQVTMMTLWSMFRSPLMFGGELRDNDEWTYSLLTNPEVLEVHQTGFGARQIYRDHDRVVWSSNGLDGSIYVALFNLSDQKQLVKVSLIDLNIQTEEAIIRDLWKRRDEVSQQGTIGYELKPHAAKFIKVEAANLSGQS, via the coding sequence ATGAAACACCATCAATATGCATTAACACCGCCAATGGGATGGAACAGTTGGGATTGTTATGGGGCAACTGTCCGAGAAGAGGAAGTTAAAGGTAATGCAGACTATATGGCCAAGCATCTGAAGGGTTATGGCTGGGAATATATTGTCGTAGATATTCAATGGGCAGAGTCTGGGGCTGTTTCATCTGCTTATCGTCCATTTATACCGTTAGAAATGGATGAGTATTCACGATTAATTCCTGCGACGAATCGGTTTCCATCTGCTGAAAATAATCAGGGCTTTAAGCCACTGGCAGAATATGTGCATCAGTTAGGTTTGAAATTCGGTATACATATCATGCGTGGTATTCCAAGACAAGCCGTTCATCAAAATACAAAAATATTAGATACAGACGTAAGAGCCCGTGACATTGCAAAGCCAAATTCTATTTGCCCGTGGAATACAGATATGTATGGAATAGACCACAATAAAACAGGGGCACAGGAATACTATGACTCGCTTTTTCAACTGTATGCCGAATGGGGCATCGATTTTATAAAGGTCGATGATATTGCCGATTCCAAATTGTATGGTACACATGCAGAAGAGATAGAAATGATTCGCAAGGCTATTGATAATTGTGGCAGACCAATGGTATTAAGCTTATCACCAGGGCCTGCGCCACTTGACCGTGCTAGTTTGTTAGAAGAAAATGCGAACATGTGGCGGATGACAGATGACTTTTGGGATATCTGGGAATTGCTATATGACATGTTCGAACGGTGTTATAAGTGGAGTAAAAATATTGGACCCGGATTTTGGCCGGATGCCGATATGCTTCCATTAGGACATATCGGAATTCGTTCGGTAGATGGTGGCGCGTCAGATCGCTATACTCGTTTCACTAAAGATGAACAAGTCACCATGATGACGCTTTGGTCGATGTTTCGTTCACCTCTCATGTTCGGTGGGGAATTACGAGATAATGACGAATGGACATACTCTCTCTTAACCAATCCTGAAGTGCTGGAGGTACATCAAACAGGATTCGGTGCACGTCAAATTTATCGTGATCACGATCGAGTAGTGTGGAGTTCCAATGGTTTAGATGGCTCCATTTATGTTGCATTGTTTAATTTATCAGATCAAAAACAATTAGTTAAGGTTAGTCTAATAGATTTGAACATTCAAACAGAAGAAGCAATCATTCGCGATTTATGGAAAAGGAGAGACGAAGTGTCGCAACAGGGAACGATAGGTTATGAGTTAAAACCACATGCTGCCAAGTTTATTAAGGTGGAAGCTGCGAATCTATCAGGACAATCATAA